The DNA segment tttatttattctgTTATtctgttattttttattttattttttttattttattttttttaatacctCCTTCAACTTTGTTTCTCAAAAATGTCATGAGATAAGACATTGCTATCCAAGCTGCAAAAATGAAagagtaaaaaataaaataataacataaaataataaaataaaataaagcgaataattttattgatGCTTTATTAAATTGACTTACttgataatgaaaaaattgtgCTTGTGGATGAAAAATTTATCGAGCTGGggatcataaaaaaaatactaggGTCTTTAAAAgtgtgcaaaaaaaaaatcagataaaaatatgataatgttttatatctatataattatttttatttatatattcatttatgcTAACCTATTGGATTTATTGTTTTACTAAGCAAATAAAAAACTTGACTAATTGCAGTAGCAATCGGTAATGAACACAGAAATGAAACGATGTACTTATCAAATCTTCTacaaaaatagtaaaaatatttatccaCATTTAATAATCTTGTATAgtgttaaaatatatgaattttatacacatcctctttttttttttttatatctcaTTACATTGATATTGGGCTTTTCAAATGATTgttagaaaatatttttggacaaattttaataatcatTAGTGATATCAAACTTAGAATAATTAAATGGATGAGTTTTAAAACAATGTAGTACTTTCCTTTCAGCacttcaaaataaaaaataaaaaaataaaaaataaaaaataaaaaataaaattttttttataatattctccatatatatattttttttttttacgaGACTAacaattcatatatatgtggCCACTCAAACCATAATCGAAAATGTTTGCTCCATCTGTACTTATATATGTTACAACATCGTATATTAATTTAGAACTAATCTGAaaaataagaataatatatttttctcagTTTTATCTCGCTTgactttatatatatcctatttattttctaatcttatttatcttatttttaatacatacaaaacaaaatatgtaACGGGTATATTTGTACAAGGTATTAATTTCACAGTCGGAACTCCCCAATATAAAAACCAaaactgaaaaaaaaaaaaaaaaaaaaaaaaaaaaaatatatatatatatatatatatatatccagCTCAAAATAGCATCCACGTTTTTACTTTTAACCTGCTACTACCAGTGGTAAGGATGTGACAAACCCAATGT comes from the Plasmodium yoelii strain 17X genome assembly, chromosome: 6 genome and includes:
- a CDS encoding sexual stage-specific protein G37, putative, yielding MKLYLILTFLFFVIYKNKTCVDCVVKKQDVYLDDEFKSFTFFFASSPSANFLSRIVHSNEAKFTQIKNKTDIWNKTIDKAYSINQISNNIMRVYISLLLLFLFPYFAYIGIFGHSRNKANLTLSSLWAYFALLVSFYLFNGILNIGFVTSLPLVVAVLVFILGSSDCEINTLYKYTRYIFCFISSKLIYDVVTYISTDGANIFDYGLSGHIYMNLLKGKYYIVLKLIHLIILSLISLMIIKICPKIFSNNHLKSPISIRFDKYIVSFLCSLPIATAISQVFYLLSKTINPIDPSIFFMIPSSINFSSTSTIFSLSTWIAMSYLMTFLRNKVEGDYNSILNKIPNNLPDFI